In a single window of the Limnohabitans sp. 2KL-27 genome:
- a CDS encoding long-chain fatty acid--CoA ligase — protein sequence MQTTFPRLMLKHAAERPTAPALREKEYGIWQTTNWSDLARLVQSVACGLHQAGLQRGEHLIVVGSNRPRLYATMLAAQSLGAIPVPLYQDAAAAECVFPITNAEVRFAVVEDQEQVDKMLEVREQCPQLTHIYYDDPRGLRKYTEDGLGSLEELIAAGGVFAKQHPQFFSEEVDKAAYTDVAAMFFTSGTTGNPKGVVHTHSSLIDRADAGAEFDKLTSAEDVLAYMPPAWIGQNIFSYAQWLVCGYVVNCPESSATVTIDLKEIGPTYYFAPPRVFEGMLTSVMIRMEDAGSFKRKLFHYFMGVAKKVGPALMDGQSVGFMDRLVYGLGNLMVYGPLRNNMGFSRVRVAYTAGEAIGPDLFTFFRSIGVNIKQLYGSTETAVFVCLQPDNEARADTVGVPCKGVEIKVADNGEIMVKSPGLLKGYYKNQKATDEVLTADGWYHTSDAGFIDSHGHLKIIDRVKDVGRIQGGANDGAMFAPKYVENKLKFFPHIKEVVAYGDQREKVCVMLNIDFDAVGNWAERRNLPYAGYTDLAQKSEVYQLIQECVEKVNADLAEDAMLAGSQVSRFLILHKELDADDGELTRTNKVRRGFIADKYKPLVDGLYEGRTEQFIETVVKFEDGRTGSVSATLKISDAKTFTSVKAAA from the coding sequence ATGCAAACAACGTTTCCCCGTTTGATGCTCAAGCACGCTGCTGAGCGCCCCACAGCGCCCGCACTGCGCGAGAAGGAATATGGCATTTGGCAAACCACCAACTGGTCGGATCTGGCCCGCTTGGTCCAGTCGGTGGCCTGCGGTTTGCATCAGGCCGGCTTGCAGCGCGGCGAGCATCTGATCGTGGTGGGCTCCAACCGCCCCCGTCTCTACGCCACCATGCTGGCTGCGCAATCGCTGGGCGCGATCCCTGTGCCGCTCTACCAAGACGCAGCCGCTGCCGAATGCGTGTTCCCCATCACCAACGCCGAAGTGCGCTTTGCCGTGGTGGAAGACCAAGAGCAGGTCGACAAGATGCTCGAAGTGCGCGAGCAATGCCCCCAGTTGACGCACATTTATTACGACGATCCCCGTGGCTTGCGCAAGTACACCGAAGACGGCCTGGGCTCGCTCGAAGAGCTCATCGCCGCCGGTGGCGTGTTCGCCAAGCAGCACCCGCAGTTCTTCAGCGAAGAGGTGGACAAAGCGGCTTACACCGATGTGGCCGCCATGTTCTTCACCTCGGGCACCACAGGCAACCCCAAGGGTGTGGTGCACACCCACAGCTCCCTGATCGACCGCGCCGATGCCGGCGCCGAGTTTGACAAGCTGACCAGCGCCGAGGACGTGCTGGCCTACATGCCGCCCGCCTGGATCGGTCAGAACATCTTCAGCTACGCGCAGTGGCTGGTGTGCGGTTACGTCGTCAACTGCCCAGAGTCATCGGCCACCGTGACGATCGACCTCAAAGAAATTGGCCCGACGTACTACTTCGCGCCGCCCCGCGTGTTCGAGGGCATGCTCACCAGCGTGATGATCCGCATGGAAGACGCGGGCAGCTTCAAGCGCAAGCTCTTCCACTATTTCATGGGCGTGGCCAAAAAAGTCGGCCCCGCCTTGATGGACGGCCAGTCGGTCGGCTTCATGGACCGTCTGGTCTATGGCTTGGGCAACCTCATGGTGTACGGCCCCTTGCGCAACAACATGGGTTTTAGCCGCGTGCGCGTGGCCTACACCGCGGGCGAGGCGATTGGCCCCGACCTGTTCACCTTCTTCCGCTCGATTGGCGTGAACATCAAGCAGCTGTATGGTTCCACCGAAACCGCTGTGTTTGTGTGCCTGCAGCCCGACAACGAAGCCCGTGCCGACACCGTGGGCGTGCCGTGCAAGGGCGTGGAAATCAAGGTCGCCGACAACGGTGAGATCATGGTCAAGTCGCCCGGCTTGCTCAAGGGCTATTACAAGAACCAGAAGGCCACCGACGAGGTGTTGACGGCCGACGGTTGGTACCACACCAGCGATGCGGGCTTCATCGACAGCCATGGCCACCTGAAGATCATTGACCGCGTCAAAGACGTGGGTCGCATTCAGGGCGGCGCCAACGATGGCGCGATGTTTGCGCCCAAGTACGTCGAGAACAAACTCAAGTTCTTCCCGCACATCAAAGAGGTGGTGGCCTATGGCGACCAGCGCGAAAAAGTGTGCGTCATGCTCAACATCGACTTTGACGCCGTGGGCAACTGGGCCGAGCGCCGCAACCTGCCTTATGCCGGTTACACCGACCTGGCCCAAAAGTCCGAGGTCTACCAACTCATCCAGGAATGCGTGGAAAAGGTCAACGCCGATTTGGCCGAAGACGCCATGCTGGCCGGCAGCCAAGTCTCGCGCTTTTTGATCCTGCACAAAGAGCTGGATGCCGACGACGGCGAGTTGACCCGCACCAACAAGGTCCGCCGCGGTTTCATCGCCGACAAATACAAACCGCTGGTCGATGGCCTGTACGAAGGTCGGACCGAGCAGTTCATTGAGACGGTGGTCAAGTTCGAAGACGGCCGCACCGGCAGCGTCAGCGCCACGCTCAAGATTTCCGACGCCAAAACATTCACATCCGTGAAGGCAGCAGCATGA
- a CDS encoding Crp/Fnr family transcriptional regulator, whose product MTKENSVYQRRRAPTEAELQMIPWLHLLSPQERLEIVPQLVVSDPQVGDYVCRVGRPVTFWFGVISGLLKMSSDNESGQTMTFTGVPPGGWFGEGTALKREVYRYNIQPLRPSVVAGLQLETFHWLIDHSLGFNRFIMQQLNERLGQFIAARELDRMTNPELRLARHLATLFNPVLFSGVGEVLRITQQELAYLVGLSRQRVNEALRVLETRQLIRIEYGGLRILDLQGLRTAQF is encoded by the coding sequence ATGACCAAAGAAAACAGCGTTTACCAGCGCCGCCGCGCGCCCACCGAAGCAGAGCTTCAGATGATCCCGTGGCTGCACCTGCTGAGTCCACAAGAACGCTTGGAGATCGTGCCCCAGCTGGTGGTGAGCGATCCGCAGGTGGGCGACTACGTGTGCCGCGTGGGCCGCCCCGTGACCTTTTGGTTTGGTGTGATCTCGGGCCTGCTCAAAATGAGCAGCGACAACGAAAGCGGCCAGACCATGACCTTCACCGGCGTGCCGCCCGGAGGCTGGTTTGGTGAGGGCACGGCGCTCAAGCGCGAGGTTTACCGCTACAACATCCAGCCCCTGCGCCCCAGCGTGGTGGCGGGCTTGCAGCTGGAGACTTTCCACTGGCTGATCGACCACTCGCTGGGTTTCAACCGCTTCATCATGCAGCAACTCAACGAGCGGCTGGGCCAGTTCATCGCGGCACGCGAACTGGACCGCATGACCAACCCCGAGCTGCGCCTGGCCCGGCACTTGGCCACCTTGTTCAACCCGGTGCTGTTTTCCGGCGTGGGCGAGGTGCTGCGCATCACCCAACAAGAGCTGGCCTATTTGGTGGGCCTGTCGCGCCAGCGCGTGAACGAAGCGCTGCGCGTGTTGGAAACGCGCCAGCTCATCCGCATCGAATACGGCGGGCTGCGCATTCTGGATTTGCAGGGGCTGCGCACGGCCCAGTTTTGA
- a CDS encoding pseudouridine synthase: MTQPPAFKRAPRPEGKGDAAAPSGTSRLNKRMAELRMCSRREADAWIEQGWVMVNGQPASMGQQVSLADRITIDKAAEQQQDRQVTILLHKPMGYVSGQAEDGHEPAITLINPRSHWGGDPSKLRFTPPHLRGLAPAGRLDIDSTGLLVLTQDGRVARQLIGEDSEMEKEYLVRVAYTGHENTAAATAASATYGGKANQLTAIGDFDRVSANVQAVFPKALLDRLRHGLSLDGKPLKPAKVEWQNPEQLRFVLTEGKKRQIRRMCEQVGLKVVGLKRIRMGGVQLGQMPAGTWRYLGPNESF; encoded by the coding sequence ATGACCCAGCCCCCCGCTTTCAAACGCGCCCCCCGCCCCGAAGGCAAAGGCGACGCCGCCGCACCCAGCGGGACTTCGCGCCTGAACAAGCGCATGGCCGAGCTGCGCATGTGTTCGCGCCGCGAAGCCGACGCCTGGATCGAACAAGGCTGGGTGATGGTCAACGGCCAACCCGCCAGCATGGGCCAGCAGGTCAGCTTGGCCGACCGCATCACCATCGACAAGGCCGCCGAGCAACAGCAAGACCGGCAAGTGACTATTCTTTTGCACAAACCCATGGGCTATGTGAGCGGCCAGGCCGAAGACGGGCACGAACCCGCCATCACCCTGATCAACCCGCGCAGCCACTGGGGCGGTGACCCGTCCAAGCTGCGCTTCACCCCGCCCCACCTGCGTGGCTTGGCCCCGGCAGGGCGCCTGGACATCGACTCCACAGGCCTGCTGGTGCTGACACAAGACGGCCGCGTGGCGCGTCAGCTGATCGGTGAAGACTCGGAGATGGAAAAAGAGTACCTGGTGCGCGTGGCCTACACCGGCCACGAAAACACCGCCGCGGCCACCGCCGCATCGGCCACCTATGGCGGCAAGGCCAACCAGCTCACGGCCATTGGCGACTTCGACCGCGTGAGCGCCAATGTGCAAGCCGTCTTTCCCAAGGCGCTGCTCGATCGCCTGCGCCATGGCTTGAGCCTGGATGGCAAACCCCTCAAGCCCGCCAAGGTGGAGTGGCAAAACCCAGAGCAGCTGCGCTTTGTGCTGACCGAGGGCAAAAAGCGCCAGATCCGCCGCATGTGCGAGCAAGTGGGCCTCAAAGTGGTGGGTCTCAAACGCATCCGCATGGGCGGCGTGCAGCTGGGGCAAATGCCTGCAGGCACTTGGCGGTATTTGGGCCCCAACGAGTCGTTCTGA
- the htpG gene encoding molecular chaperone HtpG, whose amino-acid sequence MSKQTHAFQAEVAQLLHLVTHSLYSNQEIFLRELISNASDACDKLRFEALNNTALYEDAPDLQVRLSFDKTAKTLTITDNGIGMTAQEAIDHLGTIAKSGTKDFMSKLSGDQKSDAQLIGQFGVGFYSGFIVADKITVETRRAGAAAAEGVRWISGGTGDFEVETITRAERGTSVILHLREEALDYANTWKLKEIVGKYSDHISLPILMEKEEWQDGELIDPNNEEGGRQPGAMVKTGEWETINKASALWTRPKKDITDEQYADFYKQISRDFEAPLTWTHNRVEGSTEYTQLLYIPGKAPQDLWNRDKKAGIKLYVKRVFIMDEAEALMPSYLRFVKGVVDSADLPLNVSRELLQESRDVKAIREGCTKRVLSMLEDLAKHDKAPEAQDGVTDVLSEEDKAKFGQYSKFYAEFGAVLKEGLGEDFGNQARLSKLLRFASSTHDTVSVSFADYKARMEEGQDAIYYITADTLAAAKNSPQLEVFKKKGIEVLLMTDRVDEWALNFVHEFDGTPLQSVAKGAFDLGKLQDDEEKKAAEDAAETFKPVLAKLKEALKDKAEDVRVTSRLVDSPACLVVTDDGMSMQLARMLKQAGQSAPEVKPVLEVNPEHALVKKLDGSVHFHDLAHILFDQALLAEGGLPADPAAYVKRVNALLS is encoded by the coding sequence ATGAGCAAACAAACCCATGCCTTTCAGGCCGAAGTCGCGCAACTGCTGCACCTGGTCACGCATTCGCTGTATTCCAACCAAGAGATTTTTCTGCGCGAGCTGATCTCCAACGCCTCGGATGCCTGCGACAAGCTGCGCTTTGAAGCACTCAACAACACCGCCCTGTACGAAGACGCCCCCGATTTGCAGGTGCGTTTGTCTTTCGACAAAACGGCCAAGACCCTGACCATCACCGACAACGGCATCGGCATGACGGCGCAAGAAGCCATTGACCACTTGGGCACGATCGCCAAGAGCGGCACCAAGGACTTCATGAGCAAGCTCAGCGGCGACCAAAAGTCGGACGCGCAGCTGATCGGCCAGTTCGGCGTGGGCTTTTACTCGGGCTTCATCGTCGCCGACAAAATCACCGTTGAAACCCGCCGTGCAGGTGCGGCCGCTGCCGAAGGCGTGCGCTGGATCAGCGGCGGCACGGGCGACTTTGAGGTGGAAACCATCACCCGCGCCGAGCGCGGCACCAGCGTGATCCTGCACCTGCGCGAAGAGGCGCTGGATTACGCCAACACCTGGAAGCTCAAGGAAATCGTCGGCAAGTACTCTGACCACATCAGCTTGCCCATCCTGATGGAAAAAGAAGAGTGGCAAGACGGCGAGCTGATCGACCCGAACAACGAAGAAGGTGGCCGCCAGCCCGGCGCCATGGTCAAGACCGGCGAGTGGGAAACCATCAACAAAGCCAGCGCCCTGTGGACCCGCCCCAAGAAAGACATCACCGATGAGCAATACGCTGATTTTTACAAGCAGATCAGCCGCGACTTTGAAGCCCCGCTGACCTGGACGCACAACCGCGTGGAAGGCAGCACCGAATACACCCAGCTGCTCTACATCCCCGGCAAAGCGCCACAAGACCTGTGGAACCGAGACAAAAAAGCCGGCATCAAGTTGTATGTGAAGCGCGTGTTCATCATGGACGAAGCCGAAGCGCTGATGCCCAGCTACCTGCGCTTCGTCAAGGGCGTGGTGGACTCCGCCGACCTGCCCCTGAACGTGAGCCGCGAGCTGCTGCAAGAAAGCCGCGATGTCAAAGCCATCCGCGAAGGCTGCACCAAGCGTGTGCTGTCCATGTTGGAAGACCTGGCCAAACACGACAAAGCGCCAGAAGCCCAAGACGGCGTGACAGACGTCCTGTCGGAAGAAGACAAAGCCAAGTTCGGACAGTATTCCAAGTTCTACGCCGAGTTCGGCGCGGTGCTCAAAGAAGGCCTGGGCGAAGACTTTGGCAACCAAGCGCGTTTGTCCAAACTGCTGCGTTTCGCTTCATCGACCCATGACACCGTGAGCGTGAGCTTTGCCGACTACAAAGCCCGCATGGAAGAGGGACAGGACGCGATCTACTACATCACCGCCGACACCTTGGCCGCCGCCAAAAACAGCCCGCAGCTCGAGGTCTTCAAGAAAAAAGGCATCGAAGTGCTGCTCATGACCGACCGCGTGGACGAATGGGCGCTGAACTTTGTGCACGAGTTTGACGGCACCCCGCTGCAAAGCGTGGCCAAGGGCGCGTTTGACCTGGGCAAGCTGCAAGACGACGAAGAAAAGAAAGCCGCTGAAGACGCGGCCGAAACCTTCAAGCCTGTGCTGGCCAAACTGAAAGAAGCGCTGAAAGACAAAGCCGAAGACGTGCGCGTGACCAGCCGCTTGGTGGACAGCCCCGCCTGCTTGGTGGTGACCGACGACGGCATGAGCATGCAACTGGCCCGCATGCTCAAACAAGCAGGGCAAAGCGCCCCTGAAGTCAAGCCCGTGCTCGAAGTCAACCCCGAGCACGCGCTGGTCAAAAAGCTCGACGGCTCGGTCCACTTCCACGACCTGGCCCACATCCTGTTTGACCAGGCCTTGCTGGCCGAAGGCGGTTTGCCTGCTGACCCTGCAGCGTATGTGAAGCGGGTGAATGCGCTGTTGAGCTGA
- a CDS encoding serine/threonine protein kinase, which translates to MTEPNAVHPYADLTPDRVMDALTDLGLWPDGRLLALSSYENRVYRAYLDEPVQGASAVVLKFYRPGRWSRAQIQEEHDFAAELLAGEVPVVAPLVLNGQTLHQGVGFDFSVSPLRGGRAPELDDLDVLEWIGRFLARIHTVGAAKPFVHRPALDVQTFALEPAEWLTTHQMIPLEVEREWREAFDEALACVQEKMAQGASNRRLIRLHGDCHPGNILWTPTELPGGGPHFVDLDDARMGPAVQDLWMLLSGDRAQRTQQLSALLDGYEQVRDFDRAELDLIEPLRTLRLIHYSAWLARRWQDPIFPVNFPWFGTPDYWRGQVLMLQEQVEQMQEAPLSV; encoded by the coding sequence ATGACCGAACCGAACGCTGTGCATCCTTACGCTGATCTCACCCCCGACCGCGTGATGGACGCCTTGACCGATCTGGGCCTGTGGCCCGACGGCCGTTTGCTGGCGCTCAGCTCCTATGAAAACCGTGTGTACCGAGCCTACCTGGACGAGCCAGTGCAAGGCGCATCGGCCGTGGTGCTCAAGTTTTACCGCCCGGGGCGCTGGAGTCGGGCACAGATTCAAGAAGAACACGACTTCGCAGCCGAACTCTTGGCGGGCGAAGTGCCCGTGGTCGCGCCCCTGGTGCTGAACGGCCAGACGCTGCACCAAGGCGTGGGCTTTGATTTTTCGGTCAGCCCCTTGCGTGGCGGCCGTGCGCCTGAGCTGGATGATTTGGATGTGCTCGAATGGATCGGCCGCTTTTTGGCCCGCATCCACACGGTGGGGGCGGCCAAACCCTTTGTGCATCGCCCCGCCCTCGATGTGCAGACCTTTGCGCTGGAGCCCGCCGAGTGGCTCACAACACACCAGATGATCCCTTTGGAAGTCGAGCGCGAATGGCGCGAGGCCTTTGACGAGGCGCTGGCATGTGTGCAGGAAAAAATGGCGCAAGGAGCGTCAAACCGCCGCCTGATTCGACTGCACGGCGACTGCCACCCGGGCAATATTTTGTGGACGCCCACCGAGCTGCCTGGCGGCGGTCCGCACTTTGTGGACCTGGACGACGCCCGCATGGGCCCTGCCGTGCAAGACCTGTGGATGCTGCTGTCGGGTGACCGGGCTCAGCGCACCCAGCAACTGTCGGCCTTGCTCGATGGTTATGAGCAGGTGCGCGACTTCGACCGGGCTGAGTTGGACCTGATCGAGCCACTGCGCACCTTGCGACTGATCCATTACAGCGCTTGGTTGGCACGGCGCTGGCAAGACCCGATTTTCCCGGTCAACTTCCCGTGGTTTGGCACGCCCGACTACTGGCGTGGCCAGGTGCTCATGCTGCAAGAGCAGGTCGAGCAGATGCAGGAGGCGCCGCTCAGCGTCTGA
- a CDS encoding crotonase/enoyl-CoA hydratase family protein: MNTTPHPEGQIDCSVHGAVLQISINRPAKRNGFTPKMFRELGEAYTRLDDDPALRVGVLCAAGDHFTAGLDLPTIAPLMQRGEKAVPLGLVDPLNLGMEGYRRRTKPMVVAVQGITYTLGIELMLAADIVVAADDCRFSQLEVQRGIMATGGATLRMAERAGMGNALLHLLTADVFDSAEALRLNFVQKVVPAAGLLAEAMRMAGQIAAQAPLAVVATRQNVLKGVEHGPLVAMHDFLSVQKTLSHSDDAAEGVRSFVEKRAARFTGH, from the coding sequence ATGAACACCACCCCCCACCCCGAAGGCCAGATCGATTGCAGCGTGCACGGTGCGGTCCTTCAAATCAGCATCAACCGCCCTGCCAAGCGCAACGGCTTCACACCCAAAATGTTCCGTGAGTTGGGCGAGGCCTACACCCGGCTGGACGACGACCCGGCGCTGCGCGTGGGTGTGCTGTGCGCGGCGGGCGACCATTTCACCGCCGGGCTCGATTTGCCGACCATCGCGCCACTGATGCAACGCGGCGAAAAAGCCGTGCCACTGGGCTTGGTGGACCCGCTGAACCTGGGCATGGAAGGCTATCGCCGCCGCACCAAACCCATGGTGGTGGCGGTGCAGGGCATCACCTACACGCTGGGCATCGAGCTGATGCTGGCCGCTGACATCGTGGTGGCGGCGGACGACTGCCGGTTTTCGCAGCTGGAGGTGCAGCGCGGCATCATGGCCACGGGCGGCGCCACGCTGCGCATGGCCGAGCGTGCCGGCATGGGCAATGCGCTCTTGCACCTGCTCACGGCCGATGTGTTCGACAGCGCCGAAGCCCTGCGCCTGAACTTCGTGCAAAAGGTGGTGCCTGCGGCGGGTTTGCTGGCCGAGGCCATGCGCATGGCCGGGCAGATCGCCGCGCAAGCGCCGCTGGCGGTGGTCGCCACGCGCCAGAATGTGCTCAAGGGCGTGGAGCACGGCCCGCTGGTGGCCATGCACGACTTTCTGTCGGTGCAGAAAACGCTGTCTCACAGCGACGATGCCGCCGAGGGCGTGCGCTCGTTTGTAGAAAAGCGCGCGGCGCGTTTCACAGGACACTGA
- a CDS encoding 3-hydroxybutyryl-CoA dehydrogenase, with protein sequence MSMSIQTVGIIGAGTMGNGIAQACAVSGIQVVMVDISDAAVAKGVATVTSSLDRLVKKEKISEADKDAALARIKGSSSYDDLKGAQLVIEAATENHELKVKILKQLDGMLAPGVIIASNTSSISITQLAAATQRADRFIGMHFFNPVPMMALVEIIRGLQTSDATHDAVHDMALALGKTPITVKNAPGFVVNRILVPMINEAFFVLGEGLAEAEAIDAGMKLGCNQPIGPLALADMIGLDVCLAVMEVYLKEFGDSKYRPSPLLKEMVAAGRLGRKTGQGVYKY encoded by the coding sequence TTGAGCATGAGCATCCAGACCGTAGGCATCATTGGCGCAGGCACCATGGGCAATGGCATCGCACAGGCGTGTGCGGTGTCGGGCATCCAGGTCGTGATGGTCGACATCTCGGACGCAGCCGTGGCCAAAGGCGTGGCCACCGTCACCAGCAGCCTGGACCGTCTGGTCAAAAAAGAAAAAATCAGCGAAGCCGACAAAGACGCCGCTTTGGCACGCATCAAAGGTTCGAGCAGCTACGACGACCTCAAGGGCGCCCAACTGGTGATCGAAGCCGCCACCGAGAACCACGAACTCAAAGTCAAGATCTTGAAGCAGCTCGACGGCATGCTGGCCCCGGGCGTGATCATCGCGTCCAACACCTCGTCGATCTCGATCACGCAGTTGGCCGCCGCCACGCAGCGCGCCGACCGCTTCATCGGCATGCACTTTTTCAACCCCGTGCCCATGATGGCGCTGGTCGAAATCATCCGCGGCCTGCAGACCAGCGACGCCACGCACGATGCGGTGCACGACATGGCGCTGGCTTTGGGCAAGACCCCCATCACCGTGAAGAACGCGCCCGGCTTTGTGGTCAACCGCATCCTGGTGCCCATGATCAACGAGGCCTTCTTTGTGCTGGGCGAAGGCTTGGCCGAAGCCGAAGCCATTGACGCCGGCATGAAGCTCGGCTGCAACCAGCCCATCGGCCCTCTGGCGCTGGCCGACATGATTGGTCTGGATGTGTGCCTGGCCGTGATGGAGGTTTACCTCAAGGAGTTCGGCGACAGCAAATACCGCCCCAGCCCGCTGCTTAAAGAAATGGTGGCCGCAGGCCGTTTGGGCCGCAAGACCGGTCAGGGTGTTTACAAGTACTGA
- a CDS encoding ABC transporter permease yields MSQIQNNIWAAPRLSMRWWPVFQRNWLVWKKLAIPSLVGNIAEPLMWLVAFGYGLGSLVGQIELGGEKVPYILFLASGSICMSAMNAATFEALYSAFSRMHVQKTWDGIMNAPVRLDDVVLAEMLWAAFKALFTVTAILVVMMALGISHSWKLLVAWPVLLGVGITFSCMALIFNALAKGYDFFTYYFTLFLTPMMFLSGIFFPREQLPGFVRVVADWLPLSVAVDLVRPLFLDRWPDQPLRHVLVLAVFAGVSFWIALALTRKRFRS; encoded by the coding sequence ATGAGCCAAATTCAAAACAACATCTGGGCCGCACCCCGACTGTCCATGCGCTGGTGGCCCGTGTTCCAGCGCAACTGGCTGGTCTGGAAAAAACTCGCCATCCCCAGCCTGGTGGGCAACATCGCCGAGCCGCTCATGTGGCTGGTGGCCTTTGGTTACGGCCTCGGCTCGCTGGTCGGGCAGATCGAGCTGGGCGGCGAAAAGGTGCCCTACATCCTTTTCTTGGCCAGCGGCAGCATCTGCATGAGCGCCATGAACGCCGCCACCTTTGAAGCCTTGTATTCCGCGTTCTCGCGCATGCACGTGCAAAAAACCTGGGATGGCATCATGAACGCCCCGGTGCGCCTGGACGATGTGGTGCTGGCCGAAATGCTCTGGGCGGCCTTCAAGGCCTTGTTCACCGTGACCGCCATTTTGGTCGTGATGATGGCCTTGGGCATCAGCCACAGCTGGAAGCTGCTGGTGGCCTGGCCCGTGCTGCTGGGTGTGGGCATCACCTTCAGCTGCATGGCGCTGATCTTCAATGCGCTGGCCAAGGGCTACGACTTCTTCACCTATTACTTCACCCTGTTCCTCACGCCCATGATGTTCCTCTCGGGCATCTTCTTTCCGCGTGAGCAACTGCCAGGTTTTGTGCGCGTGGTCGCGGACTGGCTGCCGCTGTCGGTGGCGGTGGACTTGGTGCGCCCCTTGTTTCTGGACCGCTGGCCAGACCAGCCGCTGCGCCATGTGCTGGTGCTGGCGGTGTTTGCGGGGGTGTCGTTCTGGATCGCCTTGGCTTTGACGAGGAAGCGGTTCAGGAGTTGA
- a CDS encoding ATP-binding cassette domain-containing protein, with amino-acid sequence MNSPLLSVEHLVKRYGDTTVVNDLSFHIEPGECLGVIGPNGAGKTTTLRMCLGLSQPDGGEIRYFDGLQMPRDALAIKSRLGVVAQMDTLDPDFTAEENLLVFGRYFGLPDAVIRERIPQLLDFGALSHKAKSKPGELSGGMKRRLSLSRALINQPQLLMLDEPTTGLDPQARHLMWERLQVLLQEGKSILLTTHFMDEAERLCSRLLVLDQGRKIAEGKPRDLIAEHLEPEVVEVFGQGAVALAQEASLKALSGRVEVSGETVFFYTQDSRALMAALQAWPALRTLHRPSNLEDLFLKLTGRQIREEG; translated from the coding sequence ATGAACTCCCCACTGCTTTCAGTCGAACATCTGGTCAAACGCTACGGCGACACCACGGTGGTCAATGACCTGTCTTTCCACATCGAGCCCGGCGAATGCCTGGGCGTGATCGGCCCCAACGGCGCGGGCAAAACCACCACGCTGCGCATGTGCCTGGGCCTGTCACAACCCGATGGCGGTGAAATCCGTTATTTCGACGGATTGCAAATGCCGCGCGACGCACTGGCCATCAAGTCCCGCTTGGGCGTGGTCGCGCAAATGGACACGCTGGACCCGGACTTCACCGCCGAAGAAAACCTCTTGGTGTTTGGCCGCTACTTTGGCTTGCCCGACGCCGTGATCCGCGAGCGCATCCCCCAGCTGCTGGATTTTGGTGCGCTCAGTCACAAAGCCAAATCCAAGCCTGGCGAGTTGTCAGGTGGCATGAAACGGCGCTTGAGTTTGTCGCGCGCGCTCATCAACCAACCGCAATTGCTGATGCTCGACGAGCCCACCACGGGTCTGGACCCGCAAGCGCGCCACCTCATGTGGGAGCGCCTGCAGGTCTTGCTGCAAGAAGGCAAGTCCATCTTGCTCACCACCCATTTCATGGACGAGGCCGAGCGCCTGTGCTCGCGCTTGTTGGTGTTGGACCAAGGCCGCAAGATCGCCGAAGGCAAACCCCGCGATTTGATCGCCGAGCACCTGGAGCCCGAGGTGGTGGAAGTGTTTGGCCAAGGCGCAGTCGCGCTGGCGCAAGAGGCCAGCTTGAAGGCGCTGTCAGGCAGGGTCGAGGTCAGCGGCGAGACGGTGTTTTTCTACACCCAGGACAGCCGCGCCCTGATGGCGGCCTTGCAAGCCTGGCCCGCGCTGCGCACGCTGCACCGACCTTCTAACCTGGAAGACCTGTTCTTGAAGTTGACCGGACGACAGATCCGCGAGGAGGGTTAA